A single region of the Dehalococcoides mccartyi genome encodes:
- a CDS encoding endonuclease/exonuclease/phosphatase family protein, giving the protein MRGFLQAKPGAVEFLLPAMVLTLAISLFPLFSSGMTWILGDRFGQGAGVLGLIALVIFGLSFLAKPLRRFLCSYKAIIFSAGGVAILSLLAQIGFAEPLINFICSALGLSLFAVFLAVYLDSARVRGASSVGHFGAGVVFGLLLNTALSAGFGTYDQINQPSVFPLLISTVIAVFILFLLGVHMPLAEGPAASNNGLGWLVIGPFLFLELVVFGNIARLSALSGFSSPVASIFVLGALSLGLVGILWVFSLHQRHIRLLTLIASLCLILSLTSISEEVAFMSLIQQMLGQLAVILLFGVILRYIGGRKADGVGESLNLPNGLGMILFVILLLGYYAVYQVAVPYDNTVLELVAGLIVVGLGLYSGRECLPLLDFKGERFILPAMSILLLTLPLLGLLTYKTPPAAPQFSGTLRIMTYNLHNGFNTQGRLDMEALARVIENSGADVVALQEISRGWVISGRVDMLEWLSQRLNMYSAFGATAGEYWGNAILSKYPILDTHNVSLESDGLPIKRGYLNAVLDLGGRYLYLAATHLHHVPEEGDVRLIQAGELADFWDNAPSTIMLGDFNAEPNSAEIGLLRQAGLSDSLEGQTSVLTYHSADLYQRIDYIWVSPDIVYVDSFTIFNLASDHLAVIADIRLS; this is encoded by the coding sequence ATGAGGGGATTTCTTCAGGCAAAGCCGGGTGCAGTGGAATTTTTATTGCCGGCAATGGTTTTGACCCTGGCGATAAGTTTGTTTCCTCTATTCAGTTCGGGTATGACCTGGATACTGGGTGACCGCTTCGGGCAGGGGGCAGGGGTGCTGGGACTAATTGCCCTTGTTATTTTCGGTCTGTCCTTTCTGGCAAAGCCCCTTCGCCGGTTTTTGTGCAGTTACAAAGCCATTATCTTCAGTGCAGGCGGAGTGGCTATATTGAGTCTGCTTGCCCAGATAGGCTTTGCCGAGCCTCTTATAAACTTTATCTGCTCTGCTTTGGGGTTGTCCCTGTTTGCTGTTTTCTTAGCTGTTTATCTGGATAGTGCCCGGGTGCGGGGGGCATCTTCAGTGGGGCATTTCGGGGCGGGTGTTGTCTTCGGCTTGCTTCTTAATACCGCTTTGTCTGCCGGATTTGGTACTTATGACCAGATAAATCAGCCTTCGGTTTTTCCTTTGCTGATTAGCACCGTAATAGCGGTGTTTATATTATTTTTGCTTGGGGTGCATATGCCTCTGGCTGAGGGGCCGGCTGCTAGTAACAACGGCCTGGGCTGGCTGGTGATAGGGCCATTCCTGTTTTTAGAACTGGTAGTTTTCGGCAATATTGCCCGCTTGTCTGCACTCAGCGGATTTTCCAGCCCGGTTGCCTCGATATTTGTGCTGGGGGCTCTTTCACTGGGATTGGTGGGTATACTCTGGGTATTTTCACTCCACCAAAGGCATATCAGGCTGCTGACCCTGATTGCCAGCTTGTGTCTTATACTTTCACTGACAAGTATTTCTGAAGAGGTGGCTTTTATGAGCCTTATCCAGCAGATGCTTGGGCAGCTGGCAGTGATACTCCTGTTCGGGGTGATTCTTCGCTATATTGGCGGCAGAAAGGCTGATGGAGTGGGTGAAAGCCTGAATCTGCCTAACGGGCTGGGTATGATTTTATTCGTTATACTCCTGCTGGGGTATTATGCGGTGTATCAGGTGGCTGTGCCGTATGATAATACAGTCTTAGAGCTTGTGGCCGGGCTTATAGTGGTGGGTTTGGGTTTGTATTCGGGGCGGGAGTGCCTGCCTTTGCTGGACTTTAAGGGTGAACGCTTTATTTTGCCGGCTATGTCCATACTGCTTTTGACGCTGCCCCTTTTAGGTTTGCTTACCTATAAAACGCCTCCGGCTGCACCTCAGTTTAGCGGCACTCTGCGTATTATGACTTATAATTTACATAACGGGTTTAACACCCAAGGCAGATTGGATATGGAAGCTCTGGCAAGAGTGATTGAAAATAGCGGGGCGGATGTGGTGGCTTTGCAGGAAATTTCCCGTGGCTGGGTGATAAGCGGGCGGGTGGATATGCTTGAGTGGCTTTCCCAGCGGCTGAATATGTACTCTGCTTTTGGGGCTACCGCCGGTGAATACTGGGGGAATGCCATATTATCCAAATACCCCATACTGGATACCCATAATGTTAGTCTGGAAAGTGACGGGCTGCCTATAAAGCGGGGCTATCTGAATGCGGTGCTGGATTTGGGGGGCAGGTATTTGTATCTGGCGGCCACCCATTTGCATCACGTACCTGAGGAAGGGGATGTGCGGCTTATTCAGGCAGGTGAACTGGCAGATTTCTGGGATAATGCTCCCTCTACCATAATGCTGGGTGATTTCAATGCCGAACCGAACTCTGCGGAGATAGGTTTGCTGCGTCAGGCAGGTCTTTCGGA